Genomic window (Drosophila willistoni isolate 14030-0811.24 chromosome 2L unlocalized genomic scaffold, UCI_dwil_1.1 Seg196, whole genome shotgun sequence):
TTAGCTTAGAGTGTTTCTTTCACTGGAAGAAAtcaatttaaacaattaattaattaatcaatttGGGAAGTGGCCATTGAAGGTTCGGTCTACTACTACCAATCCTCTAACTGGGCATTAAACAACtacaaaaagcaaacacaaaatcaaattaaatttgaactACAAAAGCAATTAGAGCGATAAGAAGACTAACATTAGTTCTTGTGGTGGTCTCTGCCGCACCGTGAGTCATCTCATGGAGCTCTTCATCTGTGTAGGTAAGATTAGCGGTCTCGATTTTATAGCTGAAGGTTGCCGAAACAGGTTTATGATCGGAGAGGGTGTAGTCCATGTTGGATTGATAAGACAACTGATTGGCACTCAGAGTAATGGCCGGGTAAATGTTTCGTTGCACGCGATGTAATATGCGGTCACACCAGGCGGGACGGCGTTTTAAATCGTACTCATTGGTGCCCTCTTGGAACTGGAGGAAGGggggaaaatgaaaaagataGAAAAGATTCTCGCATTAAAAAAGGCAATAAGAAAAGTGGGTTGAAGTGTAATTTGTTTAGTTCTACAACCTTAAATGTTGGTGCAAAGTTGGGCAACTGCTCCTCCATTAGACTGAAGGCATTGCCGGATTCTCGCAGCAGACGCAATTGATCATCTTTCAGGAGCTCAGCGAAATTGCCATTTTCCACAGATGTGCGTACATCCCAGGCCGACAGATCGCCCGACAGACGGAAATTCAAGTCGCCAATCCAGAAAACAAAGTCATGATCGTATATCCTACGATATCCAGGCGTCTTGTATTTATGATTGTCCACTATCTGATGATAATCCTCTATGCGCTCCTTCAATTTATCATCATGGGCAGCCAAATGGGAGCAAACAAATACGGCTCCCGTTCCATAGAGGCTTAGACGTATGCTTACCGCACCCTTATTACCCCAGAGACCACCCAGGCCAGTGCGTGTCTCATCCGTCTCGATATCCTTCATGTGCGGCACATGTTTGTGCAGGCTGAACATGGTGATCAGTATTCCCTGGAGCTGTTTACTCTCCACTTTCACGTATTCCCGATCCGATAGATAACTCGCTATTTTCAGGACCCAGGGATCATCTtggaatatttttaatttacttgTGCCGACCTCCTGCATGCCAATGATGTAAATATCGGGCAGTTGGTTGTCCGGGCATTGGGTGGTTCCGTTCAAGGCCAGCAGCGAGGTCAGGGACAAATCTTTGGGCGAATGTGTACCCACATTCCAGGTGAGCAGGAATATGCACAAATCGGCTATCACGTTTGTGGTAGCCATTATTATATGATATGTTTGTTACTAATTATACAGCTTTAATTGCGATATGAATCACGTCACGAGTTATATTAATGTTGATGATCTCCAAATCCAGTTTGAAGCCAGGAATTCTAATGGGTTACAACAAGTGGAAGTTAGCCAAAAACTCTGCAAATTCcgttttggaatttttaattaaattaacacTTAATATTAACCACCTGCCGCTGCAGTGTgtgttaaatttatattttgttatttttagaaatcaaaataaatcTTTCTGTTGAATGGCAACAGACTGTTATTGTCTCTTATTATCTTTTTTGAGCCTGTTAATTAACAGCAATTGATTTTGTGTCCATCTCTAATTTCCACCCGCGttgttttggtattttttaggcaattttcttcttctgcggcaaaattctgtataaacaaattgaaaattaatttttaataataaataataaataaatatttatatttatggcTAATAGCTACGACATACCCAGTTGGTAGGTGAACAACAACTAAACCAATAGCTGTAAAATACAATTTGTATATGGTTTTACAGGGCAGGCAAACCGCCTACTGGGCTACATTTGGATGTCctgaaagaagaaaaattagTCCAGAAATTGATGGTGGACGAAAAGCGATGTTATCTATTTGGACGGAATAGTCAGATGAATGATTTCTGCATAGATCACGCCTCCTGCTCTCGGGTCCATGCGGCCTTTGTGTATCACAAGCATCTAAACATAGCCTACTTGGTGGATCTCGGATCCAGTCAGTGAAAATCGATAAGGATCAGTTGGCGGATTTTAATATCAATTTACTCAATTACAGCGCATGGCACGTTCATAGGGACCTTGAGGCTGGAAGCTCATAAGCCCACGCAGCTGCAAATCAATTCCACCTTTCATTTTGGCGCGTCGACGAGGAATTATATTTTGCGTGAGAGACCCTCAGCTGGTCAACATAGCAATATAATGGAGGATCTGCCATTGAGCGAGACCACTGATGGTGCCCTCTTGGGTTTGCCAGAATGCCAAACGGAATTGGATGTAAGTTTGACTTACATCTGAAAGTCTTTTTTGATCAACTTTctcaaatttgttttgtagAATCTCACCGAATATAATACTGCTCATAATCGACGTATTTCTATGCTGGGTATTGCCGATGACAATAATATACGTAAACCTGGACGTAAGCGTCGCAATGTTACCTTCAATGATGAAGAGATCGTCATTAATCCTGAGGATGTGGATCCGAATGTGGGCAGATTCCGTAATTTAGTGCAGACAACGGTTCTGCCAGCCAAACGGGCACGCTTCGAGCCCAATCATATGGGTATCCATGCAGGTGGTGGCCATACCAGCACTGCCCATCAGATGTTTCAGCAGAGTCTCGTCGAGATTAAACacaaccaacagcagcagcagcaacatcgaGATAATCAGAAAGACAGCAACTCCAGCACCGGGCAATTGTCGCATTCACCTCATTCGCCTAATAATTTATATCAGGGTATACCAGCTACTACATATGATAGCCATGAACCCATTTCACCCTTGAGCATTGGCTCCAAGCTGGGCCTGCTTCTGCCTAATCCTGCACCAGATGTAACGCCTGTTTTCGAAGAGCCAGCAGTGGCGACCACTTCAATAGCCCAAAAATTGGCCATAGCAAATGCGAATGgtatgtattttaaaaattttcccTAACATCCCAAGGACTCCTATAATTTGCTATCATTTTTCAGTTCGTCGGTTTGTGGAGGATGCTGATTCAAGTGGCGAAGGAGACGCCTTGGGCCCGCAAAAGAAGAAATATGCCAAGGAGGCGTGGCCAGGGCGTAAGCCAATGTTGGGGCAGTTGTAAGGATATGCAGAGGAGAAGGGGGACAGAGAGAGTAGTCAAGTGCTGCAAAGTCCAGGCTGAAAATCccacaaaaatatatagacaCCTACGTAGATTAGAGTTCtttttttataacaatttaGATTTACTTTTACAAAGTTTTATGAATTATTATTTGATATTCAAtgattattaattattgtacttctgttacatttatttaattattaatgtTCGTTTAAAgcgtttttttgtgttttatatttatgtacaaaTAGATAATTGATTCACATTCTGCAACTGTGTGGATATCGGGGAAAGGGTATAACATCTCGTATATTCTTTACGCCCGTAAGTAGTTGCAGATAACGTTCGAATCCCATGCCAAATCCACCGGTGGGAACACCGCCAAACTTTCTCAGTTCCACATACCAAGCCAAATCTTTGGGCAATTGCGGATGACTACTCAATCTGCTGACATCGTCCTCACGCAAACTCCCGCCACACAGTTCACCCACCGTAGGCATCAAGAGATCCAGAGCGTGAACACGCTGAGGATTTGACTCAGAGACTTTCATATAGAAGGGTTTTTGTTGGACAGGCCAATCTATCACAAATATTGGTGCCTTGCAGTGAGCAACTAGAAACAGTTCTTGCTCTTTGGTGAAACCTTCGTTTTGGCTAATTGGAGTCGTAAAGGATTCTTTGTGCTTGATCAAAGTGTCCAATGCTTCGTCATAGGTGAGAACAGGCCATGGGACACTTAGCCATGGTAAATCCTGCTTGGCATCTGCACTAGCTTGACAGAATTGCAAGTCCTGCCCACTAGTTTCAATCAGGCGGTTGGTAGTGGTCTTTAACATCTTTTCTATGAATCCGGAGAGTTCCTCCAGATGTTTAAGATGTACTAGCTCGGCTTCAAACATGTAGAATTCGGCTAAATGCAAAGGACTCTTGGAATTCTCAGCACGAAAGGCAGGAGCCATGGTATATGTGTTGCCCAGACCGTAGGACATGGCCTCTAAGTGAAGTTGTCCAGAAACTGTGAGGAATACTTTGTGATCGAAGTAACTCTGATCCAGAGGAACATTGGGACGCGACATCTGCTTTAGTAAATCTTCAGAATCTGGCTGAACCCGAAAAACCTAAATTCAATgagaaatatttatgtaaccaTATAGATGATGCCCGTTTAATGGGGTCTTACCTCGCCTGCTCCTTCACAATCGTTGGTGGTCAAGAGAGGTGTATTGATCTGCACGAACTCCAGTTCATCCATGTAATCATGTATGATTTTCTGGGCTTTGTGACGTAAACGCATCTGGGCAGCAAAGTAATCAATGCGCGATCGTAGATGCAAATGCTCTCGCACATATTCTGGAGGATGTTTCTGTTTGGGTGAAAAGGGAAAGCCATCTTGCAGCTGTCCATCGGCTGTGGAAAAGGCAAGCTAATACTTTTAGCATCAATTTAGGAGTAAACAATCTGCTATTTACCCAAAGACTCCACTGCATCAGCATGCAGCTCGTAGTGGCCATTGGGAGCCACTTGAATCTTACCCTGGGCACTTACAAC
Coding sequences:
- the LOC26529371 gene encoding phosphatidylinositol 4,5-bisphosphate 5-phosphatase A isoform X3, which gives rise to MATTNVIADLCIFLLTWNVGTHSPKDLSLTSLLALNGTTQCPDNQLPDIYIIGMQEVGTSKLKIFQDDPWVLKIASYLSDREYVKVESKQLQGILITMFSLHKHVPHMKDIETDETRTGLGGLWGNKGAVSIRLSLYGTGAVFVCSHLAAHDDKLKERIEDYHQIVDNHKYKTPGYRRIYDHDFVFWIGDLNFRLSGDLSAWDVRTSVENGNFAELLKDDQLRLLRESGNAFSLMEEQLPNFAPTFKFQEGTNEYDLKRRPAWCDRILHRVQRNIYPAITLSANQLSYQSNMDYTLSDHKPVSATFSYKIETANLTYTDEELHEMTHGAAETTTRTN
- the LOC6639630 gene encoding probable asparagine--tRNA ligase, mitochondrial, whose translation is MLLIKRFHSSFQRIAHVGKAQTGDSFSVKGWIKNIRRLKNNIFLDINDGSTSGRFQIVLPRDSHTQKLTSGTVVSAQGKIQVAPNGHYELHADAVESLADGQLQDGFPFSPKQKHPPEYVREHLHLRSRIDYFAAQMRLRHKAQKIIHDYMDELEFVQINTPLLTTNDCEGAGEVFRVQPDSEDLLKQMSRPNVPLDQSYFDHKVFLTVSGQLHLEAMSYGLGNTYTMAPAFRAENSKSPLHLAEFYMFEAELVHLKHLEELSGFIEKMLKTTTNRLIETSGQDLQFCQASADAKQDLPWLSVPWPVLTYDEALDTLIKHKESFTTPISQNEGFTKEQELFLVAHCKAPIFVIDWPVQQKPFYMKVSESNPQRVHALDLLMPTVGELCGGSLREDDVSRLSSHPQLPKDLAWYVELRKFGGVPTGGFGMGFERYLQLLTGVKNIRDVIPFPRYPHSCRM
- the LOC26529371 gene encoding phosphatidylinositol 4,5-bisphosphate 5-phosphatase A isoform X2, which produces MATTNVIADLCIFLLTWNVGTHSPKDLSLTSLLALNGTTQCPDNQLPDIYIIGMQEVGTSKLKIFQDDPWVLKIASYLSDREYVKVESKQLQGILITMFSLHKHVPHMKDIETDETRTGLGGLWGNKGAVSIRLSLYGTGAVFVCSHLAAHDDKLKERIEDYHQIVDNHKYKTPGYRRIYDHDFVFWIGDLNFRLSGDLSAWDVRTSVENGNFAELLKDDQLRLLRESGNAFSLMEEQLPNFAPTFKFQEGTNEYDLKRRPAWCDRILHRVQRNIYPAITLSANQLSYQSNMDYTLSDHKPVSATFSYKIETANLTYTDEELHEMTHGAAETTTRTNLFNAQLEDW
- the LOC6639631 gene encoding nuclear inhibitor of protein phosphatase 1; this translates as MANSYDIPSWAGKPPTGLHLDVLKEEKLVQKLMVDEKRCYLFGRNSQMNDFCIDHASCSRVHAAFVYHKHLNIAYLVDLGSTHGTFIGTLRLEAHKPTQLQINSTFHFGASTRNYILRERPSAGQHSNIMEDLPLSETTDGALLGLPECQTELDNLTEYNTAHNRRISMLGIADDNNIRKPGRKRRNVTFNDEEIVINPEDVDPNVGRFRNLVQTTVLPAKRARFEPNHMGIHAGGGHTSTAHQMFQQSLVEIKHNQQQQQQHRDNQKDSNSSTGQLSHSPHSPNNLYQGIPATTYDSHEPISPLSIGSKLGLLLPNPAPDVTPVFEEPAVATTSIAQKLAIANANVRRFVEDADSSGEGDALGPQKKKYAKEAWPGRKPMLGQL
- the LOC26529371 gene encoding phosphatidylinositol 4,5-bisphosphate 5-phosphatase A isoform X1; this encodes MATTNVIADLCIFLLTWNVGTHSPKDLSLTSLLALNGTTQCPDNQLPDIYIIGMQEVGTSKLKIFQDDPWVLKIASYLSDREYVKVESKQLQGILITMFSLHKHVPHMKDIETDETRTGLGGLWGNKGAVSIRLSLYGTGAVFVCSHLAAHDDKLKERIEDYHQIVDNHKYKTPGYRRIYDHDFVFWIGDLNFRLSGDLSAWDVRTSVENGNFAELLKDDQLRLLRESGNAFSLMEEQLPNFAPTFKFQEGTNEYDLKRRPAWCDRILHRVQRNIYPAITLSANQLSYQSNMDYTLSDHKPVSATFSYKIETANLTYTDEELHEMTHGAAETTTRTNVSLLIALIAFVVQI